In a genomic window of Paramecium tetraurelia macronuclear, complete genome:
- a CDS encoding Asparagine synthetase, producing the protein MCGILAIFNIKGTYIEVRTLAYNLSKRQRHRGPDRSRIIILKAGPDTYHILAHERLNIVDLSDRGRQPFQLVDDQNVYYMQNGELYNYWSIKPEFEKKYKFSSNSDSEIVGMLYKEYGPNDFWNHMDGMHATIVLDMNNQTYYAGRDHIGIIPLYYGYNKDGALFLSSELKGIHDQVVEVKQFPPGHYIDQTNEIKKWYNPLWHNFDHIPTGEINFQEMRDRFIDVVRREVKGDAPFGLFISGGVDSSIVAGIVAKLIKNGEIDLSKRGMRKVHSFCIGLEGSPDLHFARKVAEYHGFEHHSFTYTVEEGLDYIPEVIYHTETFNNTTIRASTPMYMMCRRIKALGIKICLTGEGSDELFGGYLYFHKAPNRVEFHQELIRKLNDLHKYDLLRANKACLAWGIETRPPFMNKAWIEYVMSIDPKYKMINAFQPQIEKYILRKAFEDLENPFVPQEILWRQKEQFSDGVGYSWRDGLIERANQLVSDQEFAQASTTYPVSTPRDKEQYWFRQVYSSAFPSDSSALTVPYGKSIACSTEKALEWDEAFKKNTDESGRAVLSIHNDALKEILQEEDKITDESIKVQDHFQL; encoded by the exons atgtgTGGAATTTTGGCAATTTTCAACATTAAAGGAACTTATATTGAAGTTCGAACTCTCGCTTACAATTTATCAAAGAGACAAAGACATAGAGGTCCTGATAGATCTCGTATCATAATATTG AAAGCAGGCCCAGATACTTATCATATCCTAGCTCATGAAAGATTGAACATCGTAGATTTAAGTGATAGAGGAAGACAACCATTCTAATTAGTTGATGATTAAAATGTCTACTACATGTAAAATGGAGAGCTCTACAATTATTGGTCAATCAAGCCAGAATTCgaaaaaaaatacaaatttagcAGCAATTCTGATTCCGAGATCGTGGGAATGCTCTATAAAGAA tatgGTCCAAATGATTTTTGGAATCACATGGATGGAATGCATGCTACAATTGTCTTGGATATGAACAACCAGACTTATTATGCAGGAAGAGATCATATTGGAATTATTCCTTTGTATTATGGATACAACAAAGACGGAGCCTTGTTTTTATCATCAGAATTAAAGGGAATTCATGATTAAGTGGTTGAAGTTAAATAATTCCCTCCAg gTCATTATATTGATCAAActaatgaaattaagaaatggtACAACCCACTTTGGCATAATTTTGATCATATTCCAACAGgagaaatcaatttttaggAAATGAGAGATAGATTTATTGATGTTGTAAGAAGAGAAGTTAAAGGAGATGCACCATTTGGTCTATTTATATCAGGAGG AGTTGATTCATCAATTGTTGCTGGTATTGTTGCAAAGTTGATTAAAAATGGTGAGATTGATTTGAGCAAGAGAGGAATGAGAAAGGTTCATTCTTTTTGTATTGGTTTGGAAGGATCCCCAGACTTACATTTTGCAAGGAAAGTAGCTGAATATCATGGATTTGAACATCATTCATTCACCTATACAGTTGAGGAGGGTTTAGATTATATACCAGAAGTCATCTACCACACAGAGACATTTAATAACACTACTATTCGAGCATCAACACCTATGTATATGATGTGTAGAAGAATTAAAGCATTgggaattaaaatatgtttaaCTGGAGAAGGAAGTGATGAATTATTTGGAGGTTATTTATATTTCCACAAAGCTCCAAACAGAGTTGAATTccattaagaattaattagaaaacttAATGATTTACATAAATATGATCTCTTAAGAGCTAACAAAGCCTGTTTAGCATGGGGTATTGAAACTAGACCACCATTTATGAACAAGGCTTGGATTGAATATGTTATGTCTATTGATCCAAAATACAAAATGATCAATGCCTTCCAACCataaattgagaaatatatattaagaaaagCCTTTGAAGATCTAGAAAATCCGTTTGTTccataagaaatattatggAGATAAAAGGAACAATTCAGTGATGGAGTTGGTTACAGTTGGAGAGATGGACTTATCGAAAGGGCTAATCAATTAGTCTCAGATTAAGAATTCGCTCAAGCCTCAACCACTTATCCCGTATCAACCCCTAGAGATAAGGAATAATATTGGTTCAGATAAGTTTATTCTTCTGCCTTTCCTAGTGATAGTTCTGCCTTGACAGTACCATATGGCAAGTCTATAGCTTGCTCTACCGAAAAA GCTTTGGAATGGGATGAGGCTTTCAAGAAAAATACCGATGAGTCTGGAAGGGCAGTCTTATCAATACACAATGATGCACTCAAGGAAATCCTACAAGAAGAAGACAAAATTACAGATGAAAGCATCAAAGTATAGGATCACTTTTAACTGTGa
- a CDS encoding Protein kinase, whose protein sequence is MSKFFKQGDTYTNGEFIIHESKQIGKGAYGAVYDCTKVNAKDILCAKIIRSQGSDSNYMSRETDIINTLRQAYPNNQNLVKVYYCQYQTFENQEILIIVMEKCLTNLKDELAKKGSFTSDEVINILKQLLNGYKPLYEKAILHRDIKPENILISNDFQGKPIYKLADFGIGKVCKNNDITMTKVGTPVYAAPELNTFINDETLDQAILQLKKIPNGKSQVDVYSIGIMLYQLLFGQPPFETKYGDSIKVFINNLKNTSFKIQDKSKNINSDLQELIQGMIVYNPMTRIKFHEIYSNKLICMQTQEPKKFDQFRKTLNPDLNAGVKFTPKQVGPTTFQNQSLRSTNPSPNATQFQPNFTMNQEGPKPNGAPRFASYIPNSTSSDNTKSVGFQQSTPILQQPQIKQIQIDDINDPQNYLKTQLSENSLLYSKYTENLFRQSLDSIQVFSQEKIQNNSIKLMECFQFDEKGNYSLAFLKFYYCLIMRANKQQMIKKQFISEQELQQEIANILAKNPQKM, encoded by the exons atgtcTAAGTTTTTTAAGCAAGGAGACACATATACCAATGGAGAATTTATCATTcatgaatcaaaataaatcgGTAAGGGAGCTTATGGTGCCGTTTATGATTGCACAAAAGTTAATGCGAAAGACATATTATGTGCTAAA attataagaTCTTAAGGCTctgattctaattatatgAGCAGAGAAActgatattataaatactttaCGCCAAGCATACccaaataatcaaaatcttGTTAAAGTGTATTATTGCTAGTATTAAACTTttgaaaatcaagaaattttaataattgtaatggAAAAATGTCTTACTAATCTAAAAGATGAATTGGCTAAAAAAGGAAGCTTCACTTCTGATGAAGTTATAAACatattaaagtaattgtTGAACGGATATAAACCCTTATACGAAAAAGCAATACTTCATCGCGATATCAAACCtgaaaatatcttaatatcTAATGATTTTTAGGGAAAACCTATTTATAAACTAGCCGACTTTGGAATTGGTAAGGtttgtaaaaataatgatatcaCAATGACAAAAGTGGGAACTCCAGTATACGCGGCTCCAGAACTtaatacttttataaatgatgaaaCTTTAGATTAGgcaatattgtaattaaaaaagatacCCAATGGAAAAAGCCAAGTTGATGTTTATTCa aTTGGAATTATGCTTTATCAACTTCTTTTTGGTTAGCCTCCATTTGAAACAAAGTATGGGGATTcaataaaagtatttataaataacttaaaaaatacttctttcaaaatataagaCAAATCTAAAAACATCAACAGCGATCTTTAGGAGTTGATTCAAGGAATGATTGTATACAATCCTATGacaagaattaaatttcatgaaatttattcaaacaaattaatttgcaTGTAAACATAGGAGCCAAAAAAATTCgatcaatttagaaaaaccTTAAATCCAGACTTAAATGCTGGTGTTAAATTTACTCCAAAGCAGGTTGGTCCTACaacatttcaaaattaaagtttGAGAAGTACAAATCCTTCTCCGAATGCTACATAATTTTAACCTAATTTTACTATGAATTAAGAAGGACCCAAACCTAATGGGGCTCCTCGATTTGCCTCCTACATACCGAATAGTACTAGTTCAGATAATACTAAGTCAGTCggtttttaataatctactCCAATCCTACAATaaccataaattaaataaatccaaataGATGACATCAACGATCCgcaaaactatttaaaaacataatt ATCTGAAAATTCCTTATTATATAGTAAATACAcagaaaatttatttagataaagCCTGGATTCAATTCAAGTATTCAGCcaagaaaaaatttaaaataattcaataaaattgatggagtgttttcaatttgatgaaaaaggtaattattctttagcatttctcaaattttattattgtctTATTATGAGagcaaataaataatagatgatTAAGAAACAATTTATTAGTGAACAAGAATTACAATAAGAAATAGCAAATATTTTGGCCAAAAATCCTCAAAAAAtgtga
- a CDS encoding Microtubule associated protein, with amino-acid sequence MYIDELPVGQQKQNFMVEEFPPDFDPQQFDKVDLPLKQRIKSKVWKVRLQGYEELANEQEIEYECILQIIQDIHVQCQEKALQIALKYFEQNHSLESSQQKEIIKVLIEKVLIQQKLKQNGCQLAIILFPFCKQAIFEIIIGELSHKNPKIVQASISLLLELLQQYGVRKLDNLKPFFPILSKLTEAQQTTIKADAISFYKEATKWFGKNIEAFFGGLNEKLQQDLKKITETITEVQRAPNQDGDFETGNQQLYDLAEAVDVFPKFTDSWCEKVFQLEKWQEKKEQLENLQKACSVAKMVPSPNVYSVVQLLKKLINEQNIAICTMSIKIAGLLANGLRKNFYQYVKILIQPLFARLKDKKQNIVDDTITSLKKFIYCCTLDELFEEVKALLDDKSSSPKINVFILIEFFLDECQKERLLKLQCIKQLVPICKKLTDDGNAEVRTKAIMLLAKISVQMYSGSMAVDLKGDKFTKYQAQVNIYLDGIKALQGNNTANFIPQKQNLQQNKENIQNQAVANPKPETNANKQKSITQSQINQECQEIKYQSTMTPNQVEAFLRQYKTKNKDQSDLGNILLAVTQQSKQILTFTMDYIVDKIGDQKQLCYQLFEKCMQSYKPNHITQLITSFKNAPTQAQLIEVLTLLLKYIPLSDKTIDQQLISDFLKGFQHQSNSRAKQLVTDCQSALKQLFEIKKAPSEQKLIPFSLTSFSDPQIDKLKEQLKVPQIPQHLYDKLFSYNPQSNLAGASYIRQKIAQPGEFTEIFFKWGYLISWFKESIPLQTEIIMLFQFLTQQRKLNQLEQQIVLSYIKMMILLYIRDGMPRLAQRTLPLLMNLLADCNQQNVQINQLSKFDEYDDISNAQANQIAQQMQESISEWNNNSQLQQKSILVNLMSLINKEDIPKERTLEQKRNSMRVEAMIASTVDFKNKQEQIQSSQKLAQEQISDKMNTLQNQSQKKLLQQKNFNLPITQSMNSGNKNMSSSCSQIQNVKEKESDVFVRSFQQMYCKFRETNCIENSQSFAEQIIYLLSNLSNDECYDKMNEFLEKLIHVLSSSQFYKSISYNQFYIIFDSLIFKMVEQSTKNNVKDGAQKSCYNLINSNLIKILNNQDLSNLYLAFLDILINVKESDRQTKQFYALVTKCLSKSADQLKGQFQWSQVQAILEKISQYLNKCQKPQLEYTQYHNCLLNALKTTVIFFFNYNDGIKVYQYIMQNTNENSILRQWILDVQEKNNTNLIVDLAKYRRSRDTHFSQIVELLKIDFDKTVEQFVSIVRRQTINWKPLVEFLNPDQIKFIEQRLESTSHMNLLEKKVGELEKMLNQ; translated from the exons atgtaTATTGATGAATTGCCGGTTGGATAATAAAAGCAAAATTTCATGGTCGAGGAGTTTCCTCCTg atttcgatccttaataatttgataaagttGATTTACCATTAAAACAAAGAATAAAGTCAAAGGTTTGGAAAGTTAGACTTCAAGGTTATGAGGAATTAGCAAATGAGTAAGAAATTGAGTATGAGTGcattttgtaaataatacAAGACATACATGTTTAATGTCAAGAAAAAGCACTCTAGATTGCACTAAAATACTTTGAATAAAACCATTCACTAGAGTCTTCGCAATAGAAGGAGATAATAAAAGTGTTGATAGAAAAAGTgctaatataataaaaattaaaacaaaatggATGCTAATTGGCCATAATACTCTTTCCATTTTGTAAATAGgcaatttttgaaattatcatTGGAGAATTGTCTCATAAAAATCCTAAGATAGTCTAAGCATCCATCAGCTTACTATTAGAGTTACTTCAATAATATGGTGTAAGAAAATTGGATAATTTAAAACCTTTTTTCCCCATCCTATCAAAATTAACAGAAGCATAGCAAACTACAATAAAGGCTGATGCAATATCATTTTACAAAGAAGCAACGAAATGGTTTGGCAAAAATATTGAAGCATTTTTTGGTGGATTGAATGAAAAACTGTAATAAGACCTAAAGAAAATTACAGAAACCATAACAGAAGTTCAAAGAGCTCCAAATCAAGATGGAGATTTTGAAACtggaaatcaataattgtaTGATTTGGCAGAAGCAGTCGATGTATTTCCTAAATTTACAGATTCTTGGTGTGAAAAGGTCTTCCAACTTGAAAAATGgtaagaaaaaaaagaacaattagaaaatttataaaaagcgTGTTCAGTTGCCAAAATGGTACCATCTCCAAATGTTTATTCAGTTGTGTAACTactaaagaaattaataaatgagtaAAACATAGCCATATGTACGATGAGTATAAAAATTGCTGGACTTCTAGCAAATggattaagaaaaaatttttattaatatgttaaaatattaatacaaCCATTGTTCGCTAGACTCAAGGATAAAAAATAGAACATTGTTGATGATACAATAACATCATTAAAGAAGTTCATTTACTGTTGCACTCTTGATGAACTATTTGAAGAAGTTAAGGCATTATTAGATGATAAATCATCCAGTCCAAAAATTAATGTGTTCATACTTATAGAGTTTTTCTTAGATGAATGCCAAAAAGAAAGGTTGCTTAAACTTTAATGCATAAAGTAGTTGGTTCCTATTTGTAAGAAATTAACTGATGATGGAAATGCAGAAGTAAGAACAAAAGCCATTATGTTATTAGCTAAAATATCAGTTTAAATGTACAGCGGTTCAATGGCTGTGGATCTAAAAGGTGATAAATTTACAAAGTATCAAGCTCAGGTTAATATTTATCTTGATGGTATAAAAGCTTTATAAGGCAATAATACAGCTAATTTCATAccttagaaataaaatttgcagtaaaataaggaaaatatTCAGAATTAAGCAGTTGCTAATCCGAAACCAGAAACAAATgcaaataaacaaaaatcaatcacttaatcttaaattaaccAAGAATGccaagaaattaaatattaatctacTATGACTCCTAATTAAGTTGAGGCATTTCTCAGATaatataaaactaaaaataaggattaaaGTGATCTTGGCAATATTTTACTTGCCGTCACTCAATAATCTAAGCAAATTTTAACTTTCACTATGGACTATATAGTGGATAAGATAGGAGACTAAAAATAACTTTGCTATTagttatttgaaaaatgtaTGTAATCATATAAGCCGAATCATATAACTCAATTAATTACAAGCTTCAAGAATGCTCCTACTTAagcataattaattgaagtcTTAActttattactaaaatacATTCCTTTAAGTGACAAAACTATTGATTAGCAGttaatttctgattttttAAAAGGATTCTAGcattaatctaattcaagGGCAAAATAACTAGTAACTGATTGCTAGAGtgcattaaaataattatttgaaataaaaaaagctCCGTCagaataaaaactaattcCATTTTCATTAACATCATTTAGCGATccataaattgataaattgaaagaataattgaaagtGCCTTAAATACCTTAACATTTGTATGATAAACTGTTTAGTTACAAtccataatcaaatttagcTGGTGCATCttatattagataaaaaattgCTTAGCCAGGAGAATTTACAgaaatcttttttaaatggggctatttaatttcttggTTTAAGGAAAGTATACCCTTACAGACAGAAATCAtcatgttattttaattcctgACTTAGTAACGTaaactcaattaattagaataataaattgtattatcttatattaaaatgatgataCTCTTATATATAAGAGATGGAATGCCAAGATTGGCATAAAGAACCCTGCCATTacttatgaatttattagctgattgcaattaataaaatgtataaataaattaattaagcaaATTCGATGAATATGATGATATTTCTAATGCTTAAGCTaattaaattgcttaatAAATGTAAGAAAGCATCTCTGAGTGGAATAATAATTCTCAACTCTAATAAAAGTCaatattagttaatttaatgtcactaattaataaagaggATATTCCAAAAGAAAGGACTCTAGAATAAAAGAGAAACTCAATGAGAGTAGAAGCAATGATAGCATCAACtgttgattttaaaaataaataagaataaatttaaagttctTAAAAACTTGCTCAAGAATAAATATCTGATAAAATGAATACCTTACAAAatcaatcataaaaaaaGCTCCTATaacaaaaaaattttaaCCTGCCAATAACTCAAAGCATGAACAGTgggaataaaaatatgagtTCAAGTTGCTCctaaattcaaaatgtaAAAGAAAAGGAATCTGATGTTTTTGTGAGAAgcttttaataaatgtattgCAAGTTTAGAGAAACAAATTGTATTGAAAATTCTTAAAGTTTCGCTGAACAAATCATTTATCTATTAAGCAATCTATCAAATGATGAATGCTACGATAAGATGAATGAATTCTTggaaaaattaatacatgTCTTATCATCAAGTCAGTTTTACAAAAGCATCTcgtataattaattttatattatctttgattcactaatttttaagatgGTTGAATAGTCAACAAAGAATAATGTCAAAGATGGAGCATAAAAAAgttgttataatttaatcaattcaaatttaattaaaatcttaaataatcaggatttatctaatttatatttagcaTTCttggatattttaattaatgtaaaagaATCTGATAGATAAACTAAGTAATTTTATGCATTAGTCACTAAGTGTTTAAGTAAATCGgcagattaattaaaaggcTAGTTTTAATGGTCATAGGTTTAAGCAATTCTAGAAAAAATTagtcaatatttaaataaatgtcaAAAGCCTTAATTGGAATACacttaatatcataattgcTTATTGAATGCTCTCAAGACCACAgttatatttttctttaattacaATGACGGTATTAAAGtgtattaatatattatgcAAAACACAAATGAAAATTCCATTTTAAGATAATGGATATTGGATGTGCAAGAAAAAAACAATACTAATCTAATAGTTGATTTAGCCAAGTACAGAAGATCAAGAGACACGCATTTTAGTTAAATAGTtgaattactaaaaatagattttgataaaacTGTTGAGTAATTTGTATCCATAGTGAGAAGATAAACTATCAATTGGAAACCTTTAGTAGAATTTCTAAATCcagatcaaataaaatttatcgAGCAAAGATTAGAATCAACATCCCATATGAATTTATTGGAGAAAAAAGTTGGCGAATTAGAAAAGATGTTAAactaatga
- a CDS encoding Zn-finger protein, giving the protein MGRKNRDLSYLKPFCFYCDKTFKNEVYLHQHQKAKHFTCQRCFKKFSSCDSLKNHVESAHHEVLTKIPNAAGDRSDIKNKIFGMQGVPRVEIEKRIRKGAEEYWTKILSAQYQQRRKENKLRIKQNKLVAKQENAQDIKQDVILLINQSRMNKKKSINMNIIQKLNQSALILILINYQNNEVFQQ; this is encoded by the exons ATGGGAAGAAAAAATAGggatttatcatatttaaagCCATTTTGTTTTTACTGTGATAAAACATTCAAAAATGAAGTTTATCTACATCAGCACTAAAAGGCTAAGCACTTTACTTGTTAAAGGTGTTTTAAGAAGTTTTCATCTTGTGATTCTTTGAAAAATCACGTTGAATCTGCTCATCATGAAGTTTTAACGAA aataccAAATGCTGCTGGAGACAGGAGTGatataaagaataagatTTTTGGAATGCAAGGTGTCCCAAGAGTTGAGATTGAAAAAAGAATCAGAAAAGGAGCTGAGGAATATTGGACAAAGATTCTAAGTGCGTAATATCAATAGAGAAGGaaagaaaacaaattaagaattaagcaaaataaattagtagcTAAATAAGAGAATGCACAGGACATCAAACAagatgtaattttattaattaactaatcaagaatgaataagaagaaatcaattaatatgaatataatCCAGAAGCTAAACCAATCAGCTTTGAtcttgattttgattaattaccAAAATAATGaggtattttaataatga